The Clostridium sporogenes region AAAAATGTATTGATGAGTGCAATAGATGTGCTCAAGCATGTTATGAATGCTTTAAAGCGTGTTTAGATGAGTCTGATGTTGGAGCAAGAAAAAATTGTATAAAAATTCTTGTTGAATGTGCACAAATGTGTGAAATGTCATCAGGAATAATGTCTATGAATGGTCAATTTGCCAAGGAGCATTGCCAATTATGTGCTACTATTTGTGATAAATGTGCACAAGAATGTGAAATGTTTAAAGATGACCATTGCCAAAAATGTGCACAAGAATGTCATACATGTGCTAATGAATGCAGAAATATGGCTAATATGTAATTAGCACATAATACAGAAATCAGTAATTTATATTATTCAGATT contains the following coding sequences:
- a CDS encoding four-helix bundle copper-binding protein is translated as MGIVTNSTDKFQKCIDECNRCAQACYECFKACLDESDVGARKNCIKILVECAQMCEMSSGIMSMNGQFAKEHCQLCATICDKCAQECEMFKDDHCQKCAQECHTCANECRNMANM